One Sphingopyxis macrogoltabida genomic region harbors:
- a CDS encoding TonB-dependent receptor: protein MAGIMLGVSTSASAADTIEGSEAPASRDASANTDGSSTGLNEIIVTAQKRSQNLQDVPAVINALDAGMIEDRQIGGLEELQGAVAGLKFDPVSGNSNISIRGVGTTFTTGAGENSVSLHLDGVYLSSPQGAGLGQFDLGGIEVLRGPQGTLYGKNSTAGIVNFISAAPTREFEAGVTAGYGNYDDLKGSAYVSGPLSDGVRARLYIEGGQRDGYVKNLQTGQDLDDLRYIGGRFGIDADVSPGWDMEARLTYRREASNGPVRQPYDLNRLSLPIQDTIVTPRRLNSPLIFDGNRSIALASLKNTFDLGGNVNLVSITGASRLRVNYNSLDSLAQGNPNDPIFANLTIPIAQGVRVSTFSQEFNLKGDSGPVDWLVGAFYYNEINRTTGSVTLDGRLLGSPSALIRVSNGRSKRESASIFADATISVSDATRLFGGVRGLYERSQNDLLVTFQLPGGTVVQTDCSPGAPLQRVTDWSATGRIGLQHDLSDDVMAYGQLSRGYKSGGFSNSTCGNQYKPETVNAIETGLKTRFLDRRATLNLSAFYYDYKNISVEQSTIFGTNVVGAPKSEIYGLDIDGRLQVNDMLSFDGNASFVHSEYKRFLSTGGAIFGEPDGTDLAGRALNKAPGASGTIGTQLEFPVGSGKITLRGEAYFTSGYRLREYNDPSLRQKAYELYNAFVTYEPNDLVTVRGFVRNITKTNYIQGTVVQLNGVTGVYNPPRTYGVELALKIR, encoded by the coding sequence ATGGCGGGCATCATGCTCGGTGTATCGACGTCTGCCAGCGCGGCTGACACTATCGAGGGAAGCGAGGCGCCAGCAAGCCGTGATGCCTCGGCCAACACCGATGGAAGTTCGACGGGGCTAAACGAAATTATTGTGACAGCTCAGAAGCGGTCCCAGAATCTCCAAGATGTTCCTGCAGTAATTAACGCGCTCGACGCGGGCATGATCGAGGATCGCCAGATTGGCGGTCTTGAAGAGCTTCAGGGGGCGGTTGCGGGCCTCAAGTTCGACCCTGTTTCCGGCAACTCCAACATTTCCATTCGCGGCGTCGGCACCACCTTCACGACCGGCGCGGGCGAAAATTCGGTCTCCTTGCATCTCGACGGCGTCTATCTTTCGAGCCCTCAGGGCGCTGGCCTCGGCCAGTTCGACCTTGGCGGGATCGAAGTGCTGCGTGGCCCGCAAGGGACACTTTACGGCAAGAATTCCACGGCGGGTATCGTCAACTTCATATCGGCGGCGCCTACCCGCGAGTTCGAAGCGGGCGTTACGGCGGGCTACGGGAATTATGACGACCTCAAAGGCTCGGCTTATGTCAGCGGCCCGCTTAGCGACGGAGTGCGCGCGCGGCTCTACATCGAAGGTGGCCAACGCGATGGCTATGTCAAGAATCTCCAGACCGGCCAGGATCTCGACGATCTGCGCTACATCGGTGGCCGTTTCGGTATCGACGCCGACGTGTCGCCCGGGTGGGATATGGAAGCGCGCCTGACCTACCGGCGCGAAGCCAGCAACGGCCCGGTGCGTCAGCCCTATGACCTCAACCGCCTGTCCTTGCCGATCCAGGATACGATCGTCACCCCTCGCCGGTTGAACTCACCGCTCATTTTTGACGGCAATCGGTCCATCGCGCTGGCATCGCTGAAAAACACGTTCGATCTCGGCGGCAACGTAAATCTTGTCTCGATCACCGGCGCTTCTCGCCTGCGCGTCAATTACAATTCGCTGGACTCGTTGGCGCAAGGAAATCCGAATGACCCGATCTTTGCAAATCTGACCATTCCGATCGCCCAGGGTGTCCGGGTTTCGACCTTCTCACAGGAATTCAACCTCAAGGGCGACAGTGGGCCGGTGGACTGGCTGGTGGGGGCCTTTTACTATAATGAAATCAACCGAACGACCGGCTCAGTTACCCTCGACGGACGGCTGCTTGGCAGCCCGTCCGCACTCATCCGTGTGTCCAACGGCCGCTCGAAGCGCGAAAGCGCCTCCATATTCGCAGATGCCACGATCAGCGTGAGCGACGCTACCCGGCTGTTTGGTGGCGTCCGGGGTCTTTACGAGCGGTCGCAAAATGATCTGTTGGTGACGTTCCAGCTTCCCGGCGGCACGGTCGTTCAGACCGATTGCAGTCCGGGCGCACCGCTTCAGCGCGTGACCGACTGGTCGGCTACGGGACGCATAGGCCTGCAGCATGATCTGTCGGACGATGTCATGGCCTATGGGCAGTTGTCGCGTGGGTACAAGTCCGGCGGCTTTTCCAACAGTACCTGCGGCAATCAGTATAAACCGGAAACGGTCAACGCCATCGAGACGGGACTCAAGACGCGGTTTCTTGACAGGCGTGCGACGCTTAACCTCTCGGCCTTCTACTATGATTACAAGAATATCTCGGTCGAGCAGTCGACGATATTCGGGACCAATGTCGTAGGCGCTCCGAAAAGCGAGATCTACGGGCTGGACATCGACGGGCGGCTGCAGGTCAATGATATGCTGAGCTTCGATGGCAACGCGAGCTTCGTACACAGCGAATATAAGCGCTTCCTGTCGACGGGTGGCGCGATCTTTGGCGAGCCCGATGGTACCGATTTGGCGGGACGGGCTCTCAACAAGGCTCCGGGTGCGTCCGGTACGATCGGCACGCAACTCGAATTTCCCGTCGGTTCGGGCAAGATCACGCTTCGCGGCGAGGCCTATTTTACAAGCGGATACCGCCTCCGCGAATATAATGATCCCTCGCTGCGGCAGAAGGCATATGAACTGTATAATGCATTCGTGACGTACGAACCCAATGATTTGGTCACCGTGCGTGGCTTTGTCCGGAACATCACCAAGACAAATTATATCCAGGGGACTGTGGTGCAGCTCAATGGGGTCACGGGGGTCTATAATCCGCCACGCACCTATGGTGTGGAACTGGCACTGAAAATCCGCTGA
- a CDS encoding phosphotransferase family protein, translated as MSAETEELQGFYDKSVAAAKSGYPEIDADRLAAFIAAQPGIEPPVTLSNFIVPQSSGASNGILLFTAEFGRSGERRREDMVARYAPGTTMIKQKSFSDEFLTLVAAYKRGLPVPEPLWLDADGSAVGYPSFVMARIEGTPPASAMYSKGPLADVSPEARKAMMLEAAGFHGRLRREAIGRDELPHLLARGSGETDIERELNWFLAEARLSSEPDDPKLEPIVEAHRWMVAHQPAVREGTLVQGDSQIANVMFRDGRLAAVLDWELAYLGHNEADLALIVFLTETMKQLDKHVDGTPTEAEYLARFEEEAGAPAEHYDFFKLFPLFKTQCILLSGRSFQPAFEQVWTYYLAHLHAELANAKRIYGD; from the coding sequence ATGAGTGCGGAAACTGAAGAATTGCAGGGGTTCTACGACAAGTCGGTCGCGGCTGCGAAGTCGGGCTACCCGGAAATTGACGCAGATCGGCTGGCAGCCTTCATTGCTGCGCAGCCCGGCATCGAACCCCCCGTCACGCTCAGCAATTTCATTGTCCCGCAATCATCCGGTGCCAGTAACGGCATTCTGTTGTTCACGGCCGAGTTCGGGCGGAGCGGCGAGCGTCGCCGGGAAGACATGGTCGCGCGTTACGCACCTGGCACGACCATGATCAAGCAGAAGAGCTTTTCTGACGAGTTCCTGACTCTCGTCGCGGCATACAAGCGCGGTCTGCCCGTGCCCGAGCCGCTATGGCTTGACGCGGACGGTTCCGCTGTCGGCTATCCGTCTTTCGTCATGGCGCGGATCGAGGGCACGCCTCCCGCGTCCGCAATGTACTCCAAGGGGCCGCTCGCCGACGTCAGTCCGGAAGCGCGCAAGGCGATGATGCTCGAGGCCGCTGGCTTTCATGGTCGCCTGCGCCGCGAGGCGATCGGACGCGACGAACTGCCGCATCTGCTCGCGCGCGGAAGCGGTGAAACCGATATCGAACGCGAACTCAACTGGTTCCTCGCGGAAGCAAGGCTAAGCTCCGAGCCGGACGATCCGAAGCTCGAGCCCATCGTCGAGGCTCACCGCTGGATGGTCGCGCACCAGCCAGCCGTTCGCGAGGGAACGCTTGTACAGGGCGATTCCCAGATCGCGAATGTGATGTTTCGCGACGGGCGGCTTGCGGCGGTGCTCGATTGGGAACTCGCCTATCTCGGCCATAATGAGGCCGACCTTGCGCTCATCGTCTTCCTCACCGAGACGATGAAACAGCTCGACAAGCATGTCGACGGGACACCGACCGAGGCAGAATATCTTGCTCGGTTCGAGGAAGAGGCCGGCGCTCCGGCGGAACATTATGACTTTTTCAAACTGTTTCCTCTCTTCAAGACGCAGTGCATCCTGCTATCGGGGCGGAGCTTCCAGCCAGCCTTCGAACAGGTCTGGACCTATTATCTCGCCCACCTTCATGCCGAACTCGCCAACGCGAAACGCATATACGGCGATTGA
- a CDS encoding DUF7064 domain-containing protein: MEAVFSDHWDCPHQFSDEPSWQESDCYWFYDVKLGVGGFHRIGQKPNKGTGQLMLFVFKTGGERFVLNSAPRNEVKLGADARQSRKQVVGSHTAEALGDGRMRYTWDEPESSADIEFYESFYTPRNWPSGKNTEHFEEATNSDGHLECGGRIRGKVRIGDNEYEIDALAHRDRSWGKRSDSAPMMHRYRMYTGTCGSELSFAGFFLDFNETTPMTMGFVDRNGKQEAITNLRVAVTFDYDGLTPLGSIGIMTLESGEQLRIESKVVQGFLTPLPAMGTFSQDNISTFEYGGKTGFVDLEMCTNPGRGSYIPNQADVSFLAIAEGLSKAEDYII; the protein is encoded by the coding sequence ATGGAAGCCGTGTTCTCGGATCATTGGGATTGCCCGCACCAGTTCAGCGACGAACCTAGCTGGCAGGAGAGCGATTGCTACTGGTTCTATGATGTCAAATTGGGCGTGGGAGGCTTCCATCGCATCGGCCAGAAGCCGAACAAGGGCACGGGCCAGCTGATGCTGTTCGTCTTCAAGACGGGCGGTGAACGCTTTGTCCTCAACAGCGCCCCGCGCAACGAGGTAAAATTAGGTGCGGACGCGCGCCAGTCCCGCAAGCAGGTCGTTGGCAGCCACACGGCCGAGGCTCTCGGCGACGGCAGGATGCGCTACACCTGGGACGAGCCTGAGTCTTCGGCTGATATCGAATTTTACGAGAGCTTCTATACACCGCGCAACTGGCCGTCGGGCAAGAATACAGAGCATTTCGAAGAAGCTACCAATTCCGATGGTCACCTCGAATGCGGCGGCCGCATTCGCGGGAAAGTCCGAATTGGCGACAATGAATATGAAATTGACGCTCTTGCCCATCGCGACCGGTCATGGGGGAAGCGCAGCGACAGCGCGCCCATGATGCATCGATATCGCATGTATACCGGCACCTGTGGTTCCGAACTCAGCTTCGCGGGCTTCTTTCTCGATTTCAACGAAACGACCCCGATGACAATGGGCTTCGTCGATCGCAACGGCAAGCAGGAGGCGATCACCAACCTGCGGGTTGCCGTGACCTTTGATTATGATGGCCTGACTCCGCTCGGGAGCATCGGCATCATGACGCTTGAGTCCGGCGAGCAGCTCAGGATCGAATCCAAGGTCGTTCAGGGGTTCCTCACACCTCTGCCGGCGATGGGCACATTCTCGCAGGACAATATCTCGACCTTTGAATATGGCGGGAAAACAGGGTTCGTCGATCTCGAAATGTGTACGAATCCTGGCCGGGGTTCATATATCCCGAACCAGGCGGACGTCAGTTTTCTTGCGATTGCCGAGGGGCTCAGCAAGGCCGAGGATTATATTATTTGA
- a CDS encoding phosphotransferase family protein yields MSGSQTIDREAMRKGLRAWLRQKFAELGDLTLSPLRFPSGTGNSAETMFATMAYEADGEHRERALVIRRQLAGTDLFLDADIRLPHRMMEALALHPHIPAPRALGVEPDPAPIGSPFLVMEAIEGRVVDQVPNYNVEGWLADLPIEQRRDIWLRAIGTLARLHRIDWRQGFSFLDDRQRGEPGIDQFLAWTRDWYIWAKAGRRLEVADAALDYLMANKPRDTDVSVLWGDPTPANMMFGPDLSVAALIDFEMASLGPGEADLAWWLEAEENFSTLSGVARLEGLPSRAEIIAHYQAERGRPVADLDYYSMLAWFRMNIVGIRFSDRLVGEGRMPAGTDVLTNNPATMLMARKLGMPDASPGEGFMAMVNGMAGAGA; encoded by the coding sequence ATGAGCGGCTCGCAGACGATCGACCGCGAGGCGATGCGGAAAGGCCTTCGGGCCTGGCTGCGGCAGAAATTCGCCGAACTGGGCGACCTGACCTTGTCGCCCCTGCGTTTTCCCAGCGGCACGGGTAACTCCGCTGAAACGATGTTCGCTACCATGGCTTATGAAGCCGATGGCGAACATCGTGAACGCGCACTCGTCATCAGGCGACAACTCGCCGGGACGGACCTTTTCCTGGACGCCGATATCAGGCTGCCGCACCGGATGATGGAGGCGCTCGCGCTCCACCCCCATATTCCTGCCCCGCGCGCGCTCGGTGTCGAACCCGACCCGGCGCCGATCGGGAGCCCCTTCCTCGTGATGGAGGCGATCGAAGGACGGGTCGTTGACCAGGTGCCGAATTATAACGTCGAAGGGTGGCTCGCCGATTTGCCGATCGAACAGCGACGCGACATATGGCTGCGAGCGATCGGAACGCTGGCGCGGCTCCACCGGATCGACTGGCGGCAAGGCTTTTCCTTTCTGGACGACCGCCAGCGGGGCGAACCCGGCATCGATCAGTTCCTTGCCTGGACCAGAGACTGGTATATCTGGGCCAAAGCTGGTCGCCGGCTCGAAGTTGCCGACGCCGCCCTCGACTATCTCATGGCAAACAAGCCCCGGGACACCGATGTCAGCGTCCTTTGGGGCGATCCGACACCTGCCAATATGATGTTCGGACCCGACCTCAGCGTAGCAGCCCTGATCGACTTCGAAATGGCTTCCCTCGGTCCCGGCGAAGCAGATCTCGCATGGTGGCTCGAGGCCGAGGAAAATTTCTCGACGCTGTCGGGGGTAGCGCGGCTCGAGGGTCTGCCAAGCCGCGCCGAGATCATCGCCCATTACCAAGCCGAACGCGGTCGGCCGGTTGCCGATCTGGACTATTATTCGATGCTCGCCTGGTTCCGCATGAACATCGTGGGAATTCGCTTCTCGGATCGCCTCGTCGGCGAAGGGCGGATGCCAGCGGGGACGGACGTGCTGACAAACAATCCCGCGACGATGCTGATGGCGCGCAAACTCGGTATGCCGGACGCATCGCCGGGCGAAGGTTTCATGGCGATGGTCAATGGCATGGCCGGTGCGGGGGCGTGA
- a CDS encoding DUF7065 domain-containing protein, translated as MEISKLSPLPDDVELPHDPGEDPQWQESIVLGWADPSQEIGGFIRIGHQPNLGLTRSCFGVTSRNGLNYSRTAEGLPLREADRSVDTFHADGFQSATFGVRSSRWRASDENVDLDIQVRDVHAPYDFWDLTGMRNETSRVMAANHLQAGGTFSGSVRIGDEPERAISGFTYRDHSWGPRHMDNPNADMSAAWWLVGSLGEDFSFGFGGGRMRSGLESLFGYIVKDGEVDTAVIEDASVLMAFDGLSNRGGTVVAVSEKFGRLTFEAEGYGNVWLELGQKHFEMAMPCTIRCGNRTGGGLIDTILNPRNGTDRPTFVASGRLDNGLYRSRAGLNHP; from the coding sequence ATGGAAATTTCGAAACTGTCACCGCTGCCGGATGATGTCGAGCTTCCGCACGATCCTGGGGAAGATCCGCAATGGCAGGAAAGCATTGTCCTTGGCTGGGCCGATCCCTCCCAGGAAATCGGCGGCTTCATCCGGATCGGCCATCAACCGAACCTCGGCCTTACCCGGTCCTGCTTTGGCGTGACCTCGCGTAACGGGCTCAACTATTCCCGCACAGCTGAAGGGCTTCCCCTTCGCGAAGCCGACCGGTCCGTCGACACGTTCCATGCCGATGGTTTCCAGTCCGCCACATTCGGCGTCCGCTCAAGCCGGTGGCGTGCCAGCGACGAGAATGTCGATCTCGATATCCAGGTCCGCGATGTGCACGCACCCTATGATTTCTGGGACCTCACTGGCATGCGGAACGAAACGAGCCGCGTGATGGCAGCCAATCATCTCCAGGCCGGCGGCACTTTTTCCGGGTCCGTTCGGATCGGCGACGAGCCCGAGCGCGCCATTTCGGGCTTTACCTATCGCGACCATAGCTGGGGCCCACGGCACATGGATAACCCCAATGCCGACATGTCTGCCGCCTGGTGGCTCGTGGGCTCGCTTGGTGAGGATTTTTCTTTTGGCTTCGGCGGCGGGCGTATGCGCTCCGGGCTCGAAAGTCTTTTCGGCTATATCGTAAAGGATGGCGAAGTGGACACCGCCGTGATCGAGGATGCGTCCGTGCTGATGGCATTTGACGGGCTATCCAATCGGGGCGGAACCGTCGTGGCCGTTTCGGAAAAATTTGGCCGGCTGACTTTCGAGGCCGAAGGATATGGCAATGTCTGGCTGGAACTTGGTCAGAAGCATTTCGAGATGGCGATGCCATGCACAATACGTTGCGGCAATCGCACGGGCGGTGGCCTCATCGACACGATCTTGAACCCACGCAATGGAACCGATCGTCCGACCTTCGTGGCGAGCGGCAGACTCGACAACGGTCTTTACCGCAGCCGGGCCGGGTTGAATCATCCATGA